CGGCGCCGTTGCCGGGATTAGGGTTCGAAGCCGACAAATTTGACACCCTTGCACTGAGCCGGCATTTAAACTTTTATGTAGGCAAGATTCTGAAAGCAATAGGGCCTGTTAACAAAAGGAAGGCCGGAGGACTTAAAGCGCTCCACATAGACAGCTGGGAAATGGGCGCGCAAAACTGGACAAAAAACTTCCGGCAGGAATTCATAAAGCGGCGCGGGTATGACCCCCTCCCTTTTTATCCCGTGTATGCCGGCCGGATCATTGGAAACGCTGCAATCAGCGATCGGTTTTTGTGGGATTTACGTAAAACAGCCATGGACCTGGTGTTGGAGCGCCATGCATTATATGTTAAAAAATACGCCCATCGCAACGGGCTACAGTTATCCATTGAACCGTACGATATGAATCCTACTGCGGACCTGGAGCTGGGGGCCTGTGCGGATATTCCCATGTGTGAATTCTGGAGCAGCGGCTTTGGATTCAATACACAATTCAGCTGTGTGGAAGCTTCGTCACTGGGGCATTTGCAAGGGAAGCCGGTAATTGCAGCAGAGGCATTTACCGCACAAAACAACGAGGCATGGAAGCAATACCCGGGATCCATGAAAAACCAGGGCGACTGGGCGTTTGCCGCAGGAATCAATCATTTTTTTTACCATACCTATCAAAGCCAGCCGCTACCCGATTCTTTAAAACCAGGTATGACGATGGGACCGTACGGTGTACAATGGAACCGCAATCAAACCTGGTGGCCTATGGTGGGAAGCTATCATCAATATATAGCACGTTGCTCCTATTTACTGCAACAGGGCAATACGGTAGCAGACATTCTGTATCTGACTCCGGAGGAAGCCCCCTTTGTCTTCACTCCCCCGGCATCCGCATTAAAAGGAAATAACGACCTGAAAGACCGGAAGGGATACAATTTTGACGCTTGTCCGCCCGGCCTGCTAAAGAAAGCCTGGGTGCAGAACGGCAAAATCTGTTTTCCCGGCGGAGCCTCTTATTACCTGCTGGTACTGCCCTGGTACCCAGCAATGTCGGAATCATTGCTTCAGAAAATCAGTTCACTTATTGCGCAGGGCGCCACGGTTGTTGGTCCCCCGCCTCAAAAAGCACCGGGTCTTTCCGGTTATCCGCTGAGTGATGCCGTCATACAAAAACAGGTTGCAGCCTTGTGGGGACCGTTGCTTCAGGAGGCAGCTATAACAAAACGTAAAGTTGGCAAGGGGCAGCTGATATGGGGCAAAGCACTGGAACACCAAATGGACCAGCTGTATTGTAATTATGAAGTGTTGGCCGGCATACTCCAGGGTGAAAAAATCAGTGAAAATTTCAGCAGTGATCAGCCCATCCGTTATACACAGCGGAAATTGATCCAGGCAGACCTCTTTTTTATCTCGAATACCACAAAAGATTTCCGCACGGCCTCCTGCCGGTTTCGAACCGGCAAAAAAAAGGCAGAGTTATGGGATCCGCTCCGCGGCACATTCATGCCTGTTCATGCACTCCAAAGAACAGGACAACAGATAGTCATGGACATATCGTTGCTGCCCGAGCAAAGCTATTTTGTTGTTTTTACAGATCTGCCAACCACCACCATCACCCCAATCAGCAATGCACCGCAAACCGATACGCTTACCGGAAGCTGGAGTGTTTCATTCGATCCCAAATGGGGCGGTCCGGCGCAAACCACATTCAACAGCCTGACCGACTGGAAAGACAACGCGGACAAGGGCATCCGGTTTTATTCTGGCATCGCCGTATACCGGAAAACATTTGACGCACCAGCCCTGTTCAATAAAAAAGGTCCGGCTTACCTGGACCTCGGAGATGTAAAATACCTGGCAAGTGTGCGATTAAACGGGAAGGACCTCGGTGTATTATGGACGGTTCCCTGGCGGGTCGATGTGGCGCCATGGCTCAAAGAAAAAAATAATTTGCTGGAAGTCAGTGTAGCCAACCTTTGGATCAACCGGCTGATCGGAGACCAGCAATTTCCTGATGACGGCGTTAAAGATGGCAGGTGGCCGTCATGGTTGCTGGAAGGGAAACCCCGCACCAGCAATCGTTTTACATTCACCACGTTTAATCCTTATAAAAAGAATGACCCGCTGATCAGCTCCGGTTTGCTGGGGCCAGTAACCTTAGTAAGGGAGCGATAAATACCATTAAGGCCGGAATTTTTTCTTAAAATGATTGGGAGCGTCACCGGTCTTAGCCTTAAAAATCCTGGAAAAAGAATAGGCCGATTCAAAACCCAGCTCATCCGCTATTTGCTTAACAGAAGCATCAGAATGCATGAGTAACGCCTTTGCCTTATTCAGTTTTAACTGCAGAAAGTATTGATGCGGAGACATACCGGTATATAACTTAAACACTTTCCGGAACGAAGAGTAACTGGTACAAAAAT
The sequence above is a segment of the Niabella agricola genome. Coding sequences within it:
- a CDS encoding glycosyl hydrolase, yielding MYRNIYLLFLWIAPVCLCGTADAQQKKNALEQLKTGFINPPDAAKPGVYWYFMDGNLSAKGIREDLSAMKAAGIGHVIFLEVNVGVPRGRVNFLSKEWLLLFKQLENEAEKQGIAVTLGIGPGWAGSGGPWVSPELSMQHLVSSSINVTANDPGPLLLPVPPPKRPFFGDGALTPGLTRIRNNFYKDVAVLAFPTPAPGENISDIDNRALYYRAPFSSANNVPAYYIPVSGNNASEGTAIQKATVIDLTDRFTADGKLHWKPSSGTWTVMRFGVRNNGAGTRPAPLPGLGFEADKFDTLALSRHLNFYVGKILKAIGPVNKRKAGGLKALHIDSWEMGAQNWTKNFRQEFIKRRGYDPLPFYPVYAGRIIGNAAISDRFLWDLRKTAMDLVLERHALYVKKYAHRNGLQLSIEPYDMNPTADLELGACADIPMCEFWSSGFGFNTQFSCVEASSLGHLQGKPVIAAEAFTAQNNEAWKQYPGSMKNQGDWAFAAGINHFFYHTYQSQPLPDSLKPGMTMGPYGVQWNRNQTWWPMVGSYHQYIARCSYLLQQGNTVADILYLTPEEAPFVFTPPASALKGNNDLKDRKGYNFDACPPGLLKKAWVQNGKICFPGGASYYLLVLPWYPAMSESLLQKISSLIAQGATVVGPPPQKAPGLSGYPLSDAVIQKQVAALWGPLLQEAAITKRKVGKGQLIWGKALEHQMDQLYCNYEVLAGILQGEKISENFSSDQPIRYTQRKLIQADLFFISNTTKDFRTASCRFRTGKKKAELWDPLRGTFMPVHALQRTGQQIVMDISLLPEQSYFVVFTDLPTTTITPISNAPQTDTLTGSWSVSFDPKWGGPAQTTFNSLTDWKDNADKGIRFYSGIAVYRKTFDAPALFNKKGPAYLDLGDVKYLASVRLNGKDLGVLWTVPWRVDVAPWLKEKNNLLEVSVANLWINRLIGDQQFPDDGVKDGRWPSWLLEGKPRTSNRFTFTTFNPYKKNDPLISSGLLGPVTLVRER